The following proteins come from a genomic window of Malus domestica chromosome 02, GDT2T_hap1:
- the LOC103401278 gene encoding lipid phosphate phosphatase epsilon 2, chloroplastic, which produces MPSSAATNFFHHPNLRIFPRRSYRLKYLKPISSFPRFRAKKLDFSGGFVPKKAVSGRRSRVMASNSMVELIKMLPSRNADGEDSGGEIQPEDYIDGPSELSPLIVDNGLESKLNRLSKWIISALFAVVILWRHDGEALWAAMGSVANSILSVILKRILNQERPIPSLRSEPGMPSSHAQSIFYVVTFTIWSIVEWLGVNVISISVGAFALAFGTYFTWLRVSQKLHTLSQVIVGAAFGTIFSIFWFWSWNAFVQKAFVTTLWVQIVVVLGAAGFCLGFLVHVIRNWFRA; this is translated from the exons ATGCCATCATCAGCAGCCACCAATTTTTTCCACCACCCAAACCTCAGAATCTTCCCCCGCCGTTCTTATCGGCTCAAATATCTGAAACCCATTTCTTCTTTTCCCAGATTTCGCGCCAAAAAACTGGATTTCTCAGGTGGATTCGTCCCCAAGAAAGCTGTTTCGGGGCGGAGGAGCAgagtcatggcttcgaattccatGGTTGAGCTGATAAAGATGCTGCCTTCTCGAAACGCCGACGGCGAAGACAGCGGCGGAGAGATTCAGCCTGAAGATTATATTGATGGTCCTTCAGAGTTGAGTCCTTTGATTGTGGATAATGGGTTGGAATCGAAACTCAATCGACTG AGCAAGTGGATTATATCTGCCCTTTTTGCTGTGGTGATTCTGTGGAGGCATGATGGAGAAGCCCTGTGGGCTGCAATGGGGTCTGTTGCAAATTCAATCCTATCTGTTATACTCAAAAGGATACTGAACCAGGAGAGGCCAATTCCGTCGTTGAGATCGGAGCCCGGAATGCCTTCTTCCCACGCGCAATCCATCTTCTACGTTGTTACGTTCACTATTTGGTCAA TTGTGGAATGGCTAGGGGTAAATGTAATTTCCATCTCCGTCGGAGCGTTTGCCTTAGCGTTTGGTACATATTTT ACATGGTTACGAGTCTCGCAAAAGCTTCATACGCTTAGCCAAGTCATTGTGGGTGCTGCGTTCGGAACCATTTTCTCCATCTTTTGGTTCTGGTCATGGAATGCTTTTGTGCAGAAAGCGTTTGTTACCACTTTATGGGTTCAAATAGTTGTAGTTTTGGGGGCTGCTGGATTTTGCCTAGGATTTCTTGTGCATGTAATTCGTAATTGGTTTAGGGCTTAG